One genomic window of Mucilaginibacter sp. SJ includes the following:
- the pnuC gene encoding nicotinamide riboside transporter PnuC produces the protein MQHWLDLFIEQIKETTWLQWLAVALGVTEVLLARVNNIWLYPAGILGTAISIFLLMEVHLYAESVLNGYYIVMSVYGWIYWVKKRNEPPVKITYSTKNEWIISLAISIVGWVVFYYMIKNLPAKYFTPSNVPGWDALVSSTAWAGMWLLARRKMENWIFLNISNFFAVPLLFYKKLPMFAMLTIFLFIIAIWGYFEWKRQVEAERLVVED, from the coding sequence ATGCAACACTGGCTCGACCTGTTTATTGAACAAATAAAGGAAACTACCTGGCTGCAATGGCTTGCCGTTGCGTTGGGTGTTACCGAGGTGCTGCTGGCCCGCGTAAATAACATATGGTTGTACCCGGCAGGAATACTGGGTACGGCCATATCCATATTTCTGCTGATGGAAGTTCATTTGTATGCCGAATCGGTGTTGAACGGCTATTACATTGTAATGAGCGTTTATGGTTGGATCTACTGGGTAAAGAAACGGAACGAGCCGCCGGTAAAAATTACCTACTCCACCAAAAATGAATGGATAATAAGTTTGGCGATCAGCATTGTGGGATGGGTAGTGTTTTACTACATGATCAAAAACCTGCCGGCCAAATATTTCACCCCATCTAACGTACCTGGTTGGGACGCTTTGGTATCTTCGACCGCCTGGGCAGGTATGTGGTTGCTGGCACGCCGTAAAATGGAGAATTGGATTTTTTTGAACATTTCCAATTTTTTCGCGGTGCCGCTTCTGTTTTACAAAAAGCTGCCTATGTTTGCCATGCTTACCATCTTCTTGTTTATTATAGCGATATGGGGATATTTTGAGTGGAAGAGACAGGTAGAGGCAGAGCGGTTGGTGGTTGAAGATTAG
- a CDS encoding helix-turn-helix domain-containing protein translates to MHQDNEKQIFNTLYDQYKHLGLPLELIKHTDFTVFNLKDINQPMPFKSPLSRLNFFVFAFIKDGSGDYTIDEQNHKLQPRAIYFTNPGHFRSFNWERIGDVYLFTLSESFLKENVHANIFDEFPFLLAETFPARVLTPEVFEEFDILYHQILKEYNSDSPYRYRIIGNLFVVVLLKFKEYFWKDYNPIYEGNRSSEIVKNFKRLLEKHYRDLSSGVAEQAFRVQDYADAQSLHPNYLSNVIKIKTGKTISNWITEKTITEAKALLQNSKLSIKEIAYRLGFSEATHFSNYFKKHTDMSPVLFRKGHAGI, encoded by the coding sequence ATGCACCAGGATAATGAAAAGCAGATCTTCAATACTCTTTATGATCAATACAAGCACCTGGGCTTGCCGCTTGAGCTGATAAAACATACTGATTTTACGGTTTTTAACCTGAAGGATATCAATCAGCCAATGCCGTTTAAATCGCCGTTGAGCAGGCTTAACTTTTTTGTCTTTGCCTTCATTAAAGATGGGAGTGGTGATTATACTATTGATGAGCAAAATCATAAACTGCAGCCCCGTGCTATTTACTTTACCAATCCGGGCCATTTTCGTTCGTTTAATTGGGAGCGTATTGGCGATGTATACCTGTTTACACTTAGCGAATCGTTTTTGAAAGAAAACGTACACGCCAATATTTTTGATGAGTTTCCTTTTCTCCTGGCCGAAACGTTTCCGGCCCGCGTACTTACTCCCGAAGTTTTTGAGGAGTTTGATATTTTATACCACCAAATCCTGAAAGAGTACAATTCAGATAGCCCATATCGTTACCGGATCATCGGTAACCTGTTTGTGGTGGTGCTGCTAAAATTCAAAGAATATTTCTGGAAGGATTATAACCCGATATATGAAGGTAACCGGAGCTCGGAAATTGTAAAAAACTTTAAACGCCTGCTTGAAAAACATTACCGCGACCTGAGCAGCGGCGTAGCCGAGCAGGCTTTCAGGGTGCAGGACTATGCCGACGCGCAAAGTCTTCATCCCAATTACCTGAGTAATGTTATCAAAATAAAAACCGGCAAAACCATCAGCAACTGGATTACCGAAAAAACTATAACTGAGGCCAAGGCCCTCTTGCAGAACTCAAAACTCTCTATTAAAGAAATTGCTTATCGTCTCGGCTTTTCTGAAGCTACCCATTTCAGTAATTATTTTAAAAAGCATACGGATATGTCGCCGGTGTTGTTCAGGAAGGGGCATGCGGGGATATAG
- a CDS encoding acyl-CoA dehydrogenase translates to MHPSQNLKPEWVDIIRKAAPAAEQAGKLQSDQLSLIYEQGWFKFLVPKAYSGLQLALPQMVRLEESLAWANGSLGWVVTLCSGAGWFGGFLDPALAAEIMTDPQLCLAGSGASTGTATISGDGYIINGTWKYASGAHHATHITANCIIKNGDETVLNDDGEPLILPFIFDKKDVHVFPAWKYVGMMATGSDAYEVKDLYVDKNRCFKIDPQYTVVNEPLYRYPFLQLAEATLAANLSGLAIHFLDLCGPAFDERMKNPRLTDPQKGYIQQLLADQIILLNEVRAEFYEAVDNSWNNFESADNNGLHEVSLMSRKLAKVSRESVDRLYTYCGLSAANPDTEINQVWRDLHTAGQHSLLTFES, encoded by the coding sequence ATGCATCCATCACAAAATTTAAAACCCGAATGGGTTGATATCATACGGAAAGCAGCTCCTGCAGCTGAGCAGGCCGGCAAGTTGCAGTCCGATCAGCTGTCGCTTATTTATGAGCAGGGCTGGTTTAAATTTTTAGTGCCGAAAGCTTATTCCGGGTTGCAATTGGCGTTGCCGCAAATGGTACGGCTGGAAGAAAGTTTGGCCTGGGCCAATGGCAGTTTGGGTTGGGTGGTAACTTTATGCAGCGGCGCGGGCTGGTTTGGCGGATTCCTGGATCCGGCTTTAGCTGCAGAGATCATGACCGATCCTCAATTGTGCCTGGCAGGTAGTGGTGCATCAACGGGTACGGCTACCATCAGCGGTGACGGCTATATCATTAATGGCACCTGGAAATATGCCAGCGGTGCGCATCATGCAACCCACATCACCGCAAATTGCATTATTAAAAACGGCGATGAAACTGTTTTGAATGATGATGGCGAGCCACTGATATTACCTTTTATTTTTGATAAAAAAGATGTGCATGTTTTCCCCGCCTGGAAATATGTTGGTATGATGGCCACCGGGAGTGACGCTTATGAAGTAAAAGACCTTTATGTTGATAAAAACCGCTGTTTTAAGATCGATCCGCAATATACGGTTGTAAATGAACCTTTGTACCGTTACCCGTTTTTGCAATTGGCAGAGGCTACACTTGCCGCCAATCTTTCGGGCCTCGCAATTCATTTTCTTGACCTGTGCGGACCGGCGTTTGATGAACGGATGAAAAACCCGCGTTTAACCGACCCTCAAAAAGGATACATCCAACAATTACTGGCCGATCAAATCATTTTACTCAATGAAGTCCGTGCAGAATTTTACGAGGCTGTTGATAACTCGTGGAACAACTTTGAATCAGCCGATAATAATGGCTTACATGAAGTAAGTTTAATGAGCCGGAAGCTGGCCAAAGTTTCGCGCGAAAGTGTGGATAGGCTTTATACCTACTGTGGTTTATCTGCCGCCAACCCGGATACGGAAATTAACCAGGTATGGCGTGACCTTCATACCGCAGGGCAGCACTCCTTGCTTACGTTTGAGTCGTAA
- a CDS encoding RNA polymerase sigma factor: MEAIYIDKHYNLVIECKQGSKKACYELYRLYSKAMLNVAFRIVGDIAEAEDVLQEAFVDAFAKLKDFRQDTTFGLWLKQIVVNRSINLLRKRKLELVELEDGHLENIADDESWDDEDLQYQVARVKEGMNQLPDGYRVVISLYLLEGYDHEEIGQILNISENTSRTQFLRAKRKLIEILNRKGTVS; encoded by the coding sequence TTGGAAGCAATATATATTGATAAACATTACAACCTGGTAATTGAGTGTAAGCAGGGAAGCAAAAAAGCCTGTTATGAGCTTTACCGTTTGTATTCGAAAGCTATGCTGAACGTGGCCTTTCGGATAGTGGGCGATATTGCTGAAGCAGAAGATGTGCTGCAGGAAGCTTTTGTGGATGCCTTTGCCAAGCTGAAGGATTTTAGGCAGGATACCACATTTGGCCTCTGGCTTAAGCAGATTGTTGTGAACCGGTCGATCAACCTGCTGCGCAAACGCAAGCTGGAACTGGTTGAACTGGAAGATGGACATCTTGAAAATATTGCCGATGACGAGAGCTGGGACGATGAAGACCTGCAGTACCAGGTTGCCAGGGTAAAAGAAGGTATGAACCAGTTGCCCGATGGCTATCGCGTGGTGATATCATTATATCTGCTTGAAGGATATGACCACGAAGAAATAGGACAAATATTGAACATATCAGAAAACACATCAAGAACCCAGTTTTTGAGAGCTAAAAGAAAGTTAATTGAAATTTTAAACAGGAAAGGAACAGTATCATGA
- a CDS encoding TonB-dependent receptor, producing MKNLFVAVMALLLPVMASAQLSISGKVTNQFGEALPGATVTILNPQQSTVTDATGKYSFNDLKKGNYTVKASYIGYQSLVKNAVLNTNLALNFSLGSGTLNADEVTITATRAGKNSPTAFTNLGKKDLEKNNFGQDLPYLLNQTPSVVINSDAGTGIGYTGIRIRGSDASRINVTVNGIPLNDAESQGAYFVDLPDFASSINTLQIQRGVGTSTNGAGAFGGSINVQTATRRDTAYAQLDNSAGSYGSLKNTVSVGTGLLGGRFSIDGRLSRIRSDGYIARASSRLKSFFVSGAYYGDNSTLRLNVFSGHERTYQAWNGVADYVIGDDNRPDSRTYNELGDMGNGAFYKDQVDDYLQNHYQLLYDKKFSDKLSFSGALHYTHGEGYYEEYRKGDAVSNYGLSPVIYGTDTISTTNLVRRLWLNNDFYGVTYALKYQPTTKLNFNLGGAYNEYKGAHYGNIISAEESIGVGPNYQYYRDDAKKKDFNIFGRAEWHVDKFLLYADMQYRHINYSFFGIDKNLNNAQQTAQLNFFNPKAGVTYQFNEHSNVYASFAVGNHEPNRDDYVDSPPQNRPKSENLKDFEAGYRFSSPVFSGELNGFYMLYKNQLVLTGSLNDVGSPVRTNVKDSYRAGLEFSGKVKITDQLNWSATATLSTNKIKNYHQFFSNYDDGSLVEETFAKTDIAYSPSFTGSSVISYSPVKGGEIAFISKYVGKQYLDNTMNRNPQGFGIAPDNGANPYAANRLLNSFFVNDVRLRYSFSVRSVKNITVGLQVNNIFSEKYENNGATYPDIEGGHVINYNYYFPQAPRNFMASLSLGF from the coding sequence TTGAAAAATTTATTTGTGGCTGTTATGGCCCTATTGTTGCCTGTTATGGCATCGGCCCAGCTTTCCATTTCAGGAAAAGTGACCAATCAATTCGGCGAAGCGCTGCCTGGCGCAACTGTTACTATTTTAAACCCACAGCAAAGCACTGTTACTGATGCTACAGGTAAGTATAGTTTTAACGATCTGAAAAAAGGCAATTATACCGTAAAAGCCAGTTATATTGGCTATCAGTCTTTAGTAAAAAACGCTGTTCTTAACACAAACTTAGCGCTTAACTTTTCTTTAGGATCCGGTACGCTCAATGCGGATGAGGTTACTATAACCGCCACCCGTGCAGGCAAAAACTCACCAACGGCTTTTACTAACCTCGGCAAAAAAGATCTCGAAAAAAACAACTTCGGCCAAGACCTGCCTTACCTGCTTAACCAAACGCCATCAGTGGTAATCAACTCGGATGCAGGTACGGGTATAGGTTATACAGGGATCCGGATCCGCGGGTCAGACGCATCGCGTATTAATGTAACCGTTAATGGTATTCCTTTAAATGACGCGGAAAGCCAGGGCGCATATTTTGTCGATCTGCCCGACTTTGCATCATCTATCAACACCCTGCAAATCCAGCGTGGTGTGGGTACCTCAACCAATGGAGCAGGTGCCTTTGGCGGTAGTATCAACGTACAAACCGCTACTCGCAGGGATACCGCTTATGCTCAGCTCGATAACTCGGCAGGTTCATATGGTTCATTAAAAAATACCGTAAGCGTAGGTACCGGTCTGCTTGGCGGCAGGTTCAGTATCGACGGCAGGTTATCGCGCATCCGGTCTGATGGGTATATCGCCCGAGCGTCATCCCGGTTAAAATCCTTTTTTGTAAGCGGGGCTTATTATGGTGATAACAGTACTTTAAGATTAAACGTGTTCTCGGGCCATGAGCGTACCTACCAGGCCTGGAACGGCGTAGCCGATTATGTAATAGGCGATGATAACCGCCCGGATAGCCGCACTTATAACGAACTGGGCGATATGGGTAACGGCGCGTTTTATAAAGACCAGGTTGACGATTACTTGCAAAACCATTACCAGTTGCTATACGATAAAAAGTTTTCGGATAAACTGTCGTTCAGCGGGGCCCTGCATTACACTCATGGCGAGGGTTACTACGAAGAGTACAGGAAAGGTGATGCTGTAAGTAATTATGGTTTATCACCTGTTATTTATGGCACCGATACCATTTCAACCACTAATCTTGTTCGCAGGCTGTGGCTTAATAATGATTTTTATGGTGTTACTTATGCTTTAAAATATCAGCCTACTACCAAACTGAACTTCAATCTTGGCGGCGCCTATAACGAATATAAAGGTGCGCATTATGGTAATATTATTTCTGCCGAAGAAAGCATAGGCGTTGGTCCTAACTATCAATACTATCGGGATGATGCCAAAAAGAAGGACTTTAATATTTTTGGCCGCGCCGAATGGCATGTAGACAAATTTTTGTTGTATGCCGATATGCAATACCGCCACATTAATTATTCGTTCTTCGGTATCGACAAAAACCTGAATAATGCCCAGCAAACAGCGCAGTTAAACTTCTTTAACCCTAAAGCAGGTGTTACTTACCAGTTTAATGAGCACAGTAATGTGTATGCCTCCTTTGCGGTGGGCAACCACGAACCCAACCGCGATGATTATGTTGATTCGCCTCCGCAAAACCGGCCAAAATCCGAAAACCTGAAAGATTTTGAGGCTGGCTACCGCTTCAGCTCACCTGTTTTTAGTGGAGAGTTGAATGGTTTCTACATGCTATATAAAAATCAGTTGGTATTAACTGGCTCATTGAATGACGTAGGCAGTCCGGTGCGTACCAATGTAAAGGACAGCTACCGCGCAGGTTTGGAATTCAGCGGAAAAGTGAAAATCACTGATCAGTTAAACTGGAGCGCTACCGCAACCCTCAGCACTAACAAGATTAAAAACTATCACCAGTTTTTCTCTAATTATGACGACGGCTCGCTGGTTGAAGAAACATTTGCCAAAACTGATATTGCCTACTCGCCGTCATTCACGGGTTCAAGCGTAATCAGTTATAGCCCTGTTAAAGGCGGGGAAATTGCTTTCATCAGCAAATATGTAGGTAAGCAATACTTAGATAATACCATGAACCGTAATCCCCAAGGTTTTGGGATAGCACCTGATAATGGAGCTAACCCTTACGCTGCCAATCGCCTGCTGAACAGCTTTTTTGTGAACGATGTGAGGTTGCGGTATAGCTTTAGCGTTCGCTCGGTTAAAAACATAACTGTTGGCCTGCAGGTTAATAATATCTTCAGCGAGAAGTATGAAAACAATGGTGCTACCTACCCGGATATTGAGGGCGGACACGTAATTAATTACAACTATTACTTCCCGCAGGCGCCGCGAAACTTTATGGCTTCGCTGAGTCTGGGATTTTAA